In a single window of the Carnobacterium gallinarum DSM 4847 genome:
- a CDS encoding DegV family protein produces MKKIKIVTDSSAELGQDEIEQLGIYVLPLTVMIDDESYVDGETLKKEDFMEKMNKSKALPKTSQPPIGRFVELYDELGADGSEVISIHMTEKLSGTVNAARQAAELSQANVTVIDSDFTDRGQSFQVLEAAKLAQDGGDKETILKRIAHVKEHTKLYICVVTLENLVKGGRVGKLAGALSSLLNVKVMMELVNGQLEVCVRGRGMKPINKWIGELQEKLKTTPNLNAVSFSYADDVVYLENLKNEFQAILPDVPMRVKLTSPIISTHAGKGAFAIMYYTD; encoded by the coding sequence TGTGACCGATTCCTCAGCAGAGTTAGGTCAAGATGAGATTGAACAGTTAGGGATTTATGTGTTGCCTTTAACAGTTATGATTGATGATGAATCCTATGTAGATGGTGAAACACTAAAAAAAGAAGATTTTATGGAGAAAATGAATAAGTCTAAAGCTTTGCCTAAAACTAGCCAGCCTCCAATTGGTCGTTTTGTTGAGTTATACGATGAATTAGGTGCAGATGGTAGTGAAGTCATTTCAATTCATATGACTGAAAAATTAAGTGGTACAGTAAATGCTGCCCGTCAAGCTGCTGAGCTATCTCAGGCCAATGTAACAGTTATTGATAGTGATTTTACTGACCGTGGTCAATCTTTCCAAGTGCTTGAAGCTGCAAAATTAGCCCAAGATGGTGGAGACAAAGAAACTATTTTAAAACGAATTGCGCATGTTAAAGAACATACAAAACTATATATATGTGTGGTTACTTTGGAAAACTTAGTAAAAGGTGGACGAGTTGGGAAACTTGCTGGTGCTTTGTCCTCGTTACTAAATGTTAAAGTCATGATGGAACTAGTCAATGGTCAATTAGAAGTATGCGTTCGTGGACGTGGTATGAAACCAATTAACAAATGGATTGGGGAATTACAAGAGAAATTAAAAACAACGCCTAATTTAAATGCGGTTTCTTTTTCCTATGCGGATGATGTTGTTTATTTAGAGAATCTGAAAAATGAGTTCCAAGCAATTTTGCCAGATGTACCTATGCGTGTAAAACTAACGAGTCCAATCATTTCAACTCATGCTGGAAAAGGTGCATTTGCAATTATGTACTATACAGATTAA
- a CDS encoding SGNH/GDSL hydrolase family protein, whose translation MKRVRSIIGIVLFLGVVSFLVFQVMNVTTKRPENSTVADTQTKNSSATQENPLKLVAIGDSLTEGVGDSTSRGGYVPLVAGLLEDDGKNKRVISTSNYGIAGNRSDQILKRIKKDTKLQMDVKKADVIVLTVGGNDLMKVVQSELLNVKEESFVEPEKAYQERVKAIFSELRGMNSEAPLFIYGIYNPFYLYFSDITEMQDVVTSWNKATEAVVKKEKKAYFIPINDLLYKGENQAVVSGLKGNAAESSSSNAKKATTADDFSTAMDNSKIVNNLLFEEDRFHPNDIGYGLMAQALYEKMLENSNSWEKSE comes from the coding sequence ATGAAGCGAGTACGTTCCATAATAGGGATTGTTCTTTTTCTTGGTGTTGTTTCTTTTCTTGTTTTTCAAGTGATGAATGTAACGACAAAACGTCCAGAAAACTCAACAGTAGCAGATACTCAAACTAAAAATAGTTCAGCAACGCAAGAAAATCCTTTGAAATTAGTTGCCATTGGAGATTCCCTAACAGAAGGTGTAGGGGATAGTACTTCTAGAGGTGGTTATGTCCCACTTGTTGCAGGTTTGTTAGAGGATGATGGGAAAAATAAACGAGTGATATCAACAAGTAATTACGGTATTGCAGGAAATCGTAGTGATCAGATTTTGAAGCGAATTAAGAAAGATACTAAACTACAAATGGATGTAAAAAAAGCTGACGTTATCGTTTTAACGGTTGGTGGAAATGATTTGATGAAAGTTGTGCAATCAGAACTTTTAAATGTAAAAGAAGAGAGCTTTGTTGAGCCAGAGAAAGCATATCAGGAACGTGTAAAAGCTATTTTTTCTGAATTAAGAGGAATGAATTCAGAAGCGCCACTATTTATTTATGGTATTTATAATCCTTTTTATCTTTATTTCTCTGATATTACAGAGATGCAAGACGTTGTAACTTCATGGAATAAAGCAACCGAAGCAGTTGTAAAAAAAGAAAAGAAAGCGTATTTCATTCCAATCAATGATTTATTATATAAAGGTGAAAATCAAGCAGTGGTTTCTGGTTTAAAGGGAAACGCTGCTGAATCAAGCTCTTCTAATGCTAAAAAAGCAACTACAGCAGATGATTTTTCGACCGCAATGGATAATAGTAAAATTGTAAATAATCTTCTTTTTGAAGAAGATCGTTTTCATCCCAATGATATTGGTTATGGGTTGATGGCCCAAGCTTTATATGAGAAAATGTTAGAGAATTCAAACTCATGGGAAAAGAGTGAGTGA
- a CDS encoding YpmS family protein, with protein sequence MAEEKKKFLSSLKPKGPVNPWKWICLGLIALLLGVGIWGYSKVITPVNTIQDTKTQQVKQTVSFEVASKKAEINQLVAHSLNEFIEAGDIEYQFILNDEAELIGTFQVFGHDVQFYLYLAPYVTENGNVQLKATSLSIGQLDLPITYVMNFIAKQYKLPDWVQVDSKKQLILLNLNEYKLSNGMIITAKKIDLKTDDIRFNISLPLKEIKKTTK encoded by the coding sequence ATGGCAGAAGAAAAAAAGAAATTTCTGAGTTCTTTAAAACCAAAAGGACCAGTCAATCCATGGAAATGGATTTGTTTAGGATTAATCGCTTTGTTGCTAGGTGTTGGAATTTGGGGATATAGTAAAGTAATCACTCCAGTAAATACTATTCAAGATACAAAAACACAACAGGTAAAACAAACTGTTTCATTTGAAGTAGCGTCTAAAAAAGCTGAAATTAATCAATTAGTTGCTCATTCTCTCAATGAATTTATTGAGGCAGGGGATATTGAGTATCAATTTATTTTAAATGACGAAGCAGAACTAATCGGTACGTTCCAAGTATTTGGTCATGATGTTCAATTTTATCTTTATTTAGCCCCCTACGTAACGGAGAATGGCAATGTTCAATTGAAAGCAACTAGTTTGTCTATTGGGCAATTAGATTTACCGATTACCTATGTAATGAACTTCATTGCAAAACAATATAAATTGCCTGATTGGGTTCAAGTTGATAGCAAAAAACAATTAATTTTATTAAATTTAAATGAATACAAATTAAGTAATGGAATGATTATTACTGCGAAGAAAATTGATTTAAAAACAGATGATATTCGTTTTAATATCTCACTTCCTTTAAAGGAAATTAAAAAGACGACAAAATAG
- the msrA gene encoding peptide-methionine (S)-S-oxide reductase MsrA: MTEKAIFAGGCFWCMVAPFDQLPGIEGVLSGYTGGHTENPTYEEVMNHTTGHTEAIEILFNPDVISYEKLVEIYWQQTDPTDAMGQFQDRGDNYRPVIFVANAQQRQLAEKSKKVLEASGKYKNPIVTTIEEMCPFYPAEAYHQEFYQKNPERYAQEKLERQAYVIEKESGGTE, translated from the coding sequence ATGACTGAAAAAGCAATATTTGCTGGTGGCTGTTTTTGGTGTATGGTAGCTCCCTTTGATCAATTGCCTGGAATTGAAGGTGTTCTTTCTGGATATACAGGGGGACATACTGAAAATCCAACTTATGAAGAAGTTATGAATCATACAACAGGTCATACGGAAGCTATTGAAATTTTGTTTAATCCAGATGTGATATCGTATGAGAAATTAGTTGAGATTTATTGGCAGCAAACAGATCCGACAGATGCAATGGGACAATTTCAAGATCGTGGGGATAATTATCGACCGGTTATTTTTGTAGCCAATGCCCAGCAACGTCAACTGGCTGAAAAATCAAAAAAAGTATTAGAAGCTAGTGGGAAATACAAAAATCCTATCGTAACAACGATTGAAGAGATGTGTCCTTTTTATCCAGCCGAAGCGTATCATCAAGAATTTTATCAAAAAAATCCTGAACGATATGCACAAGAAAAGTTAGAACGTCAAGCTTATGTCATAGAAAAGGAAAGTGGGGGCACTGAATGA
- a CDS encoding YozE family protein has protein sequence MRQSFYQFLMTERNPHKREGISQFANDAFLDTGFPKQSENYHDISHYLEMNGDYLSSMRIFDEAWERYIEKMT, from the coding sequence ATGAGACAATCTTTTTATCAGTTTTTAATGACTGAGCGCAATCCACATAAACGTGAGGGAATCAGTCAATTTGCCAATGATGCATTTCTTGACACAGGTTTTCCAAAACAGTCAGAAAATTACCATGATATTAGCCACTATTTAGAAATGAATGGTGACTATCTATCCTCTATGCGAATCTTTGATGAGGCATGGGAACGTTATATTGAAAAAATGACTTAA
- the deoD gene encoding purine-nucleoside phosphorylase — MSIHIEAQVGQIAETVLLPGDPLRAKYIAETFLTDVQQYNRVRNMLGYTGLYKGERISVQGTGMGLPSMMIYAEELITQYDVKNLIRVGTAGGMQKDVKVRDVVLAQGATTDSSINQNTFGGQVDFAPIANFDLLKTAYEVGTKSGLSLKVGNVLSSDRFYNTEMDKVKLAEYGILAVEMEAAGLYSVAAKHNRKALAILTISDHIFTGEETTSDERERTFDDMMIVALETALTQK; from the coding sequence ATGAGTATTCATATTGAAGCACAAGTAGGACAGATTGCAGAGACGGTTTTGTTACCAGGAGATCCTTTGAGAGCAAAATACATTGCTGAAACATTTTTAACAGATGTACAACAATACAACCGAGTGCGTAATATGCTTGGTTATACAGGATTGTACAAAGGAGAGCGTATCTCTGTTCAAGGAACAGGTATGGGATTACCGTCAATGATGATTTATGCAGAGGAGTTAATTACTCAATATGATGTAAAAAATTTAATTCGTGTTGGAACGGCTGGTGGGATGCAAAAAGATGTGAAAGTTCGCGATGTTGTGTTAGCACAAGGAGCAACAACGGATTCTAGCATTAATCAAAATACTTTTGGTGGTCAAGTGGATTTTGCTCCAATCGCAAATTTTGATTTATTAAAAACGGCTTATGAAGTTGGAACAAAAAGTGGTCTGTCATTAAAAGTTGGAAATGTCCTATCATCTGATCGGTTCTATAATACCGAGATGGACAAAGTAAAATTAGCTGAATACGGAATTTTAGCAGTTGAAATGGAAGCCGCTGGTTTATATAGCGTAGCAGCTAAGCACAATCGTAAAGCGTTAGCTATTTTAACCATTAGTGATCATATTTTCACTGGTGAAGAAACGACTTCCGATGAAAGAGAACGTACTTTTGACGACATGATGATTGTTGCATTAGAAACAGCTTTAACACAAAAATAA
- a CDS encoding S41 family peptidase, with protein MNNEPNESKEQKDTVQAPKKKTTVSLTGYILSLVVVAVVAIGGTYLTTKQLTANQNGLIASKTIDKTTNKETTKEFKKLEEIYQQLTTRFFEKTNSNKLIEGAITGMVNSLDDPYSQYLNVKEATALDENISSSFEGIGTEVMSQNDAITISSPIAGSPAEKAGLKTNDIILKADDKELTGVSLAKAVTYIRGEKGTKVVLSIKRGDKVFDVTVVRDTIPVETVKSRLDETDPTIGYIKITNFSQPTYNEVKAAVETLRKDGAKSFILDVRQNPGGLLDQALKISNMFVTDGKNLMQTKEKDQEAQVIKADTSLGDFKVTEPVTLLVDEGSASASEILAGAMQESGNRTVIGTKTFGKGTVQTVAKLSDKSELKLTIAKWLTPDGQWIHKKGIEPTIKVDLPEYTHLLRIDDTKTYKQGDLSDEVKNLQGILKALEYPLDNTDGYFDASTTEAVRAFQTAHELPVDGVVTGKTATDLVSDLLELIKKNDTQYQKAVSYLQENKAG; from the coding sequence ATGAATAACGAACCAAATGAATCTAAGGAACAAAAAGACACCGTTCAAGCTCCTAAGAAAAAAACGACGGTTAGTTTAACTGGATATATCTTATCATTAGTAGTTGTAGCAGTTGTAGCAATAGGCGGCACGTATCTAACTACCAAACAGTTAACTGCAAATCAAAATGGATTAATTGCTAGTAAAACAATTGATAAAACAACGAATAAAGAAACAACAAAAGAGTTTAAAAAACTAGAAGAAATCTATCAACAATTAACTACACGCTTCTTTGAAAAAACCAATAGTAATAAGCTGATTGAAGGAGCTATTACAGGAATGGTTAATTCATTAGATGATCCTTATTCCCAGTATTTAAATGTGAAAGAAGCGACAGCATTAGATGAAAATATTTCCTCTTCTTTTGAGGGAATTGGTACCGAGGTCATGAGCCAAAATGATGCGATTACTATTTCTTCTCCAATTGCTGGATCACCTGCTGAAAAAGCTGGTTTAAAAACGAATGACATCATCTTGAAAGCAGATGATAAAGAGTTAACAGGTGTTAGCTTAGCGAAAGCTGTTACGTATATTCGTGGTGAAAAAGGTACGAAGGTAGTCTTGTCGATTAAACGTGGCGATAAAGTATTTGATGTTACTGTAGTGAGAGATACAATTCCCGTTGAGACAGTTAAAAGTCGATTAGACGAAACCGATCCAACTATTGGTTATATTAAAATTACCAACTTCTCCCAACCGACTTATAATGAAGTCAAAGCTGCGGTTGAGACACTTAGAAAAGATGGTGCTAAGTCTTTTATCCTTGATGTTCGTCAAAATCCAGGTGGCTTGCTAGATCAAGCTTTGAAAATTTCCAATATGTTTGTGACAGATGGAAAAAATCTGATGCAAACTAAAGAAAAAGATCAAGAAGCTCAAGTGATCAAAGCAGATACCTCTTTGGGTGATTTTAAAGTAACTGAACCTGTGACATTATTGGTGGATGAAGGAAGCGCTAGTGCTTCTGAAATCTTAGCTGGTGCGATGCAAGAGTCAGGAAATAGAACAGTAATTGGAACAAAAACATTTGGTAAAGGAACGGTTCAAACGGTTGCTAAATTATCTGATAAGAGTGAGTTAAAATTAACTATTGCTAAATGGTTGACGCCAGATGGACAATGGATTCATAAAAAAGGAATTGAGCCTACAATTAAGGTAGATTTACCAGAATATACTCATTTGTTAAGAATTGATGATACGAAGACGTATAAGCAAGGTGATTTATCAGATGAAGTGAAGAATTTACAAGGTATTTTAAAAGCATTAGAATACCCGCTAGATAATACAGATGGCTACTTTGATGCTTCGACTACAGAAGCAGTACGCGCCTTCCAAACAGCTCATGAGTTACCAGTTGATGGAGTTGTAACTGGGAAAACAGCAACAGATTTAGTTAGTGATTTATTAGAGCTAATTAAGAAAAATGATACCCAATATCAAAAAGCTGTTAGTTATTTACAAGAAAATAAAGCTGGATAA
- the lepB gene encoding signal peptidase I: MKNKAWRDHLWDWFKALILAGCVVVLLRYFLLLPIMVQGSSMIPTLHQGDQMIVESISKIKRFDVIVFQDASERTLVKRVIGLPGEEIRYDHDQLYVNNKEVSEPFLKNNLVEAAGETWTSNFDLKQLTGVNKIPKDSYFVLGDNRRSSNDSRVFGFITKDEIIGKTNFVYYPFKRMTAIN; the protein is encoded by the coding sequence ATGAAGAATAAAGCTTGGCGAGACCATCTATGGGATTGGTTTAAAGCCTTAATTTTAGCCGGCTGTGTAGTTGTTCTATTGCGATACTTTCTATTGCTTCCAATAATGGTTCAAGGATCTTCAATGATTCCAACGCTTCACCAAGGAGACCAAATGATTGTTGAATCTATTTCAAAAATCAAACGTTTTGATGTGATTGTTTTTCAAGATGCATCTGAACGAACGTTGGTAAAACGTGTTATTGGCTTACCAGGAGAAGAAATTCGGTATGATCATGATCAGCTCTATGTCAATAATAAAGAAGTGAGTGAGCCTTTTTTAAAGAATAATTTGGTTGAAGCGGCAGGGGAAACATGGACGTCAAATTTTGATCTTAAACAGTTAACGGGAGTCAATAAAATTCCTAAAGATAGTTATTTTGTCTTGGGTGACAATCGTCGTTCAAGTAATGATAGTCGCGTTTTTGGATTTATTACGAAGGATGAGATTATTGGCAAAACGAACTTTGTTTATTATCCATTTAAGCGAATGACGGCGATTAATTAA
- the lepB gene encoding signal peptidase I, translating to MAKTTYSDESFDEIERFEPRSKKHKSKRNKKRNRRSEILSTFIYILVALGIVLLVHQFLFAPVSVDGESMMPTLRNRDRIILNKIEKIDRFDIVVFPGPDDPSRLYIKRIIGMPGDEILMQEDTLYINGKAVNEPYLDVYKSKLEKDQLLTGDFTLMGKTGVSKVPEGEYFVMGDNRSNSKDSRIFGFVHADKIDGTAELRIWPLNDFGFIKDRKN from the coding sequence ATGGCAAAAACAACTTATTCAGATGAAAGTTTTGATGAAATTGAACGGTTTGAACCAAGAAGTAAGAAACATAAATCGAAACGGAATAAAAAAAGAAATCGGCGTAGTGAAATTTTAAGTACATTTATTTATATTTTAGTTGCTTTAGGGATTGTCTTACTGGTTCATCAATTTTTATTTGCACCGGTAAGTGTTGATGGTGAATCAATGATGCCAACTTTGAGAAACAGAGATCGAATTATTTTAAATAAAATTGAAAAAATTGATCGTTTTGATATTGTGGTGTTCCCAGGTCCAGATGATCCAAGTCGATTGTATATTAAGCGCATCATTGGAATGCCAGGTGATGAGATTTTAATGCAAGAAGATACGCTATACATTAATGGGAAAGCAGTTAATGAACCATATTTAGATGTTTATAAATCTAAACTTGAAAAAGATCAATTGCTAACTGGAGATTTTACGCTAATGGGAAAAACAGGTGTTTCTAAAGTTCCAGAAGGTGAATATTTTGTAATGGGAGATAACCGCTCGAATTCTAAAGATAGTCGCATTTTTGGATTTGTCCATGCTGATAAAATTGATGGTACGGCAGAACTTAGAATTTGGCCCCTGAATGATTTTGGTTTTATTAAGGATCGTAAAAACTAA
- the ylqF gene encoding ribosome biogenesis GTPase YlqF: MTIQWFPGHMAKARREVSEKLKLVDIVFELVDARIPLSSRNPILDELIGQKPRIIILNKSDLADERQTKAWMEYFKEQGISAVPIVAQEGKGMQKVMSEAKLLLKEKFDRMKSKGINPRAIRAMSIGIPNVGKSTLINRFIKKNIAKTGNKPGVTKGQQWLKLGKELELLDTPGILWPKFEDPQIGKKLALTGAIKDALLQMDDIALFGLDVMRSYYPKQLAKRYGLNEQELMLELPELLILISEKRGFRDDYSRASEMIVFEIRSGRLGRYTLDQAPVHLSVEGTKEA, encoded by the coding sequence ATGACAATTCAATGGTTCCCCGGGCATATGGCCAAAGCGAGACGTGAGGTTTCAGAAAAACTAAAGTTAGTTGATATTGTCTTTGAATTAGTAGATGCACGGATTCCTTTATCAAGTCGTAATCCAATTTTAGATGAATTAATTGGGCAAAAACCCCGAATTATTATTTTAAATAAAAGTGATTTAGCAGATGAGCGTCAAACAAAAGCATGGATGGAGTATTTTAAAGAACAAGGTATTTCAGCAGTTCCAATCGTGGCTCAAGAGGGCAAAGGCATGCAAAAAGTTATGTCTGAAGCAAAATTATTGTTAAAAGAAAAATTCGATCGTATGAAAAGTAAAGGGATTAACCCACGAGCAATTCGTGCAATGAGTATTGGTATCCCAAACGTTGGAAAATCAACATTAATTAATCGTTTTATTAAGAAAAATATTGCAAAAACTGGAAATAAGCCTGGTGTTACTAAAGGGCAACAATGGCTTAAATTAGGAAAAGAATTAGAATTATTAGATACTCCTGGGATTTTATGGCCTAAATTTGAGGATCCTCAAATTGGAAAAAAACTAGCTTTAACTGGGGCTATTAAAGATGCATTATTGCAAATGGATGATATTGCTTTATTTGGCTTAGATGTAATGCGCAGCTATTATCCAAAGCAATTGGCCAAACGTTACGGTCTAAATGAACAGGAATTAATGCTAGAGTTACCAGAATTATTAATTCTAATTAGCGAAAAACGCGGTTTCCGTGATGATTATTCACGAGCTAGTGAAATGATCGTTTTTGAAATTAGAAGTGGTCGTTTAGGACGTTATACATTAGATCAAGCACCTGTTCACTTAAGTGTAGAAGGAACGAAAGAAGCATGA
- a CDS encoding ribonuclease HII, with protein MTEKLTIKAIKELLIDITEETDERMIKLQKDSRKGVVSAIQSWKRQQEKALKLEADYQRMLEFEHNIWENDLAYIAGIDEVGRGPLAGPVVAAAVILPQDFHILEINDSKQLSESKRDELYEKIKAEALAIGIGIKDERIIDKVNIYEATKLAMIEAVDNLTIDPQYLLIDAMVLDLPIPQSKLIKGDARSLSIAAASIIAKVTRDRMMKEYAMEYPGYGFEKNAGYGTKTHLAGLAEHGVTPIHRKTFAPVKNML; from the coding sequence ATGACAGAAAAATTAACGATTAAGGCTATCAAAGAGTTATTAATAGATATTACAGAAGAAACTGACGAACGAATGATTAAGTTGCAAAAAGACTCACGAAAAGGTGTTGTATCAGCGATTCAAAGCTGGAAAAGACAACAAGAAAAAGCTTTAAAGTTAGAGGCTGACTATCAACGAATGTTGGAGTTTGAACACAATATTTGGGAGAATGATTTGGCTTATATTGCTGGAATTGATGAAGTTGGTCGTGGACCATTAGCAGGTCCTGTAGTTGCAGCTGCTGTTATTTTACCACAAGATTTTCATATTTTAGAAATCAATGATTCTAAGCAACTTTCTGAGAGTAAACGTGATGAATTATATGAAAAAATTAAAGCAGAAGCTTTGGCCATTGGGATTGGAATTAAAGATGAGAGAATTATCGATAAAGTGAATATTTATGAAGCCACAAAATTAGCTATGATTGAAGCGGTAGACAATCTAACAATCGATCCACAATATTTATTAATTGATGCAATGGTTCTTGATTTACCAATCCCTCAAAGCAAATTAATTAAAGGGGATGCTCGTAGTTTATCAATTGCAGCAGCGAGTATTATTGCTAAAGTTACTCGGGATCGGATGATGAAAGAGTATGCTATGGAATATCCAGGCTATGGTTTTGAAAAAAATGCAGGATATGGAACAAAAACCCACTTAGCAGGCTTAGCTGAACATGGAGTGACGCCGATTCATCGTAAAACTTTTGCACCTGTTAAAAACATGCTTTAG
- the dprA gene encoding DNA-processing protein DprA: MQKLESKIMAFLKEELVRYALCKGIGAKLSIELITHLIENPSLPIGDLVSRINLSLDKQAFFLKQYHALDFKEIQQKYEELEIGWITILDDHYPEYLKHSYNPPAVLFYQGNINLLNRKILAIVGSRKSTNYGKSVLQKLLPELIAEDFVTVSGLALGIDQEVHQQTIKLGGNTIGVIGTGLDLCYPKNNQALQQRMRREQLVLSEYPLGAKPLKQHFPMRNRIIAGVSVGTVVIEAAFRSGSLITANLALQEGREVFAIPGNVTNLSSGGTNDLIVHGAKCVTNAGHILEEFY, from the coding sequence ATGCAAAAATTAGAGAGTAAGATTATGGCATTTTTAAAAGAAGAATTGGTTCGCTATGCATTGTGTAAAGGAATTGGAGCAAAGCTGAGTATTGAGCTGATTACACATTTAATAGAAAATCCTAGTCTACCTATTGGTGATTTAGTGAGTAGAATAAATTTAAGTTTAGATAAGCAAGCCTTTTTTTTAAAACAATATCATGCACTCGATTTTAAAGAAATTCAACAAAAGTATGAAGAATTAGAAATTGGTTGGATAACAATTTTAGACGACCACTACCCAGAATACTTAAAACATAGTTACAATCCACCAGCAGTTTTATTTTATCAAGGGAATATTAACCTACTGAATAGAAAAATATTAGCCATTGTTGGCTCAAGAAAAAGTACGAATTATGGTAAGTCTGTCTTGCAAAAACTGTTACCTGAACTGATTGCTGAAGACTTTGTTACTGTTAGCGGATTAGCATTAGGAATCGATCAAGAAGTTCATCAACAAACAATAAAATTAGGTGGAAATACAATTGGAGTGATTGGCACAGGATTGGATTTGTGTTATCCTAAGAACAATCAGGCTTTACAGCAGAGGATGCGTCGTGAACAATTAGTTTTATCTGAATATCCGTTGGGAGCAAAACCATTAAAACAACATTTTCCGATGCGAAATCGGATTATTGCAGGGGTATCGGTAGGAACTGTAGTCATTGAAGCCGCTTTTCGGAGTGGAAGTTTAATTACTGCTAACTTAGCGTTGCAAGAAGGGCGAGAGGTTTTTGCAATTCCCGGAAATGTTACTAATTTATCCTCAGGTGGAACAAATGATTTAATTGTGCATGGTGCAAAGTGTGTCACAAATGCTGGTCACATTTTAGAAGAGTTTTACTAA